The nucleotide window CTCACTGCCTAAATCGAATATACAACCAATAGGAGAAACATAAACCTGCTCTATACATCCTTTAATACCATTGTGGAAATTGGTGAAGTCTGTTGTGTTCACTACAACGTCCGTAGTTTCGTTGGTGATGTCCCCAAACACGAGGTGTAGTTGAACGTTGCCTCCCAACGCCATAATGACTTCATCAAGGTCACTGGTGAGAGACCTGAATATTGCTGCAAAGGAGAGGACCagtttgtcacattttaaacaaGTATGTTTACCTTTACATTACTTGTTTATATCATTACAGTTTTACCTTGATGTATTTTATAAAAGGTTAATAAATACGGCTATAGAGCCACTCTGACTTACCTTGGCCTGTGTGGTTCATACTTGAGCAAAGGTTTTTGTTGACTTCATGGTAAGTCTGTCAAAGAAAGCAGCAAAAGTAAGCATTATGCGCTTAAAAATAGTCTGATTAAATTCTGAAAAGCAGTGAAAAGTGGAACTAAATGCAAACCTTCTCAGAGTCTGAATAATCGGGATGGATCACAATATTGATGGTGGAGAGAGACCCGGAAGTTGCAGATGATCCAAACTCAGTAATCTTCTCTGTCAGCACTTTAATAGCGTCTATTAGAGAGTACTTCAGAACAACTCCATGTCCAATGATTGGTATGGCCACTGAGCTAAAGCCCTGCTGTTCACAAAGGTCCAAACATGTCTGCAGGCCTTTTTTTAGAGCCTACAAGACaaagacattttcacattttaaaattagatgATTACTATTTTCATAATAGGGTAAAAATGTTGATATGAAGtgcaaaatgtacaaaatgtacCATTGATTATTATTGGAGCTGGCCGCTTCTGCTGCGCAAATTGCGTTTGGTGAGAATGCACCTTTATACAGTGGCTTGCAAAAGTATTCATACCCCTTGaacttttgtacattttctccCATTATGACCAGCAACATACATGTATTTTATTGGAAAGACCAACACAACGTGGGGGAACTCTCCATTGGACAACAGTCAGTAGATGAATTGTTTTGCAAGGAAAATGTGCAAAGGCGGTAGAGGCAAATCCCAAAAGTCTTGCATCTGTAATTGCAGCAAAAGGGTGGTTCACAAAGTATTGACTCATGTGGGCCAAATACTTTAGCACACTTGTTTTGCTGTTGCTCTGTCTTTTTGATTGTCAGGAGCCAAACATCGAGAAGGGGTACTGTCATGGCTGCTGCTTTGGCTGGTACCTGTGTCTGAGATGAAGCTGGCGGTGCTACTGATTAGTCCTAATTCCTGCTACCTGGTCCCCTCCTATAAAATCTGACTTTGTGTATTCAGTCTTTGTTGGAATGGCGTCAGCCCTACTTGCAGATTCATCATTCAATACCCCTCAGTTAAACTCTGTGAAGCATCCAATATAAGTTGTCCTGCCTGAGTCAAGGGTTTGTATCAACCTATCTGAGCCGCTCTCGTCGGAGTCAAACGTTTGCATCAACTTATCTGAGCCGCAATCCTGGGTCAAGCATTTCTATCGACTTATCCAATTCACTCTCTCCAGAGTCAAGCGTTTGCATCAACTTACCTGAGTTGCTCTCTCCTGAGTCAAGTGTTGGCATGAACTTATCCAAGTCGCTCTCTTCTGAGTCAAGTGTTTGCATCAACTTACATGAGGCACTATCCTGGATCAATCGTTTCCATTGACTTACCTGAGTCTCTCTCTCCTGAGTCAAGCATTTGCATCAACTTATCAAAGTCCCTCTCTCCTGAGTAAAGTGTTTGCATCTATGTATCCGACCCCCTGTCTCCTGAGTCAAGTAGTTGTATCAACTTATATGAGGCGCTATCCTAGGTCAATCGTTTCCATCGACTTACCTAAGTCACCCTCTCCTGAGTCAAGTGTTGGCATGAACTTATTCGAGCCGCTCTCTCCTGAGTAAAGTGTTTGCATCAACTTACCTGAGGCTCTATCCTGGATCAAACTTGTCCATCAACTTACCAGAGTCGCACTGTCCTGAGTCAAGTGTTTGCATCCACTTACCTGAGGCTCTATCCTGGGTCAAACGTTTCCATCAACTTATCAGAGTTGTTCTGTCCTGAGTCAACTGTTTGCATCAATTTACCCAGGTCGCTCTCTCCTGGGTCAAGCATTTGCATCGACATACCTGAGCTGCTCTCCTGTGTCAAGTGTTTTCATTGACTTACCCGTGTCGCTCTATCCTGAATGTAGACAAACTTCTCTGCATCTAAATTCCTGAATCAACGTTCCTGAGCCTTTATCCCAGAGACTATGTGTGCCTTATTGTTCTTTTGAcccgtttttctttatttagttcCTTTAGCTCAATAAAACTGTGTACACTGCTGGATTTGTAATTTTTGGGTCATCCATTACCCCAAACCCTGACATTCATAATTGTAAGCCCCTTTGTGTTGGTCTTTCACATACATTTCCAATAAAATATATTCGTGTTTGTGGTCAGTGGGGAAGAATACCTTTGTGGGCCTCTGTACTTCTGAATGGTTTTCAGTTCTAATTTCTTGTGTTCGATACATGTTTCTACTAACCGTGTAAACAGAATTCAACATTATCATTGTCTTAcattatttttagagtttttttctctttatgattTAAAATCACCTGAGCACTCTGTCCTCCAACACCATCCCAAGGCGAGCATTCTATGAAGAAGATCTTGGAGCATCCCAGAGATGGAGGTCCAGGGACCTGAAGAACTTCTCCAGGGTGGAGGACACGGTTTGCTGCTGTTGCGTCAAACTGAGACTGGAGAATGCTGCCCCCTTTTCTTAGCAAGGATTTACTAATATTGTTGGAGTTAAGCTGATTCTTAAGAACAGGAGCCACAAGAATATTGACctgtgacaaaaacaagaaaatgtatgaacaaaagtgttgcatttTGGAAACAATGTACAGAAAACTAAAAGAATAAATCCCAAACCTGTTCATCCTCTAGACGGCAAAGCCTGATCCTTAGATTTATTTGACTGACTGCTGGACTTCCAACAGATCTCCTGCTTTGTCTGTTCAGGGATGGTCTGAGTGATGTCACGTatgtgatgctgctgctgccttgCTGTTGGGCGTTTACATTTGGGACTCCTTGCTGCTCCCTGATAATGACCTTATGGGAAGTCTCAACCAAATCTTTGCTAACTTTTCCAACTCCCTGGAAGTATCGCAGAGCCCCTGGCCCATTCAAGACCAAAGAGTCTACTGTTAGGTTGGCTAAAACAGGCTGGAGAGTCTTATGTATGTCCTTAACTTGACCCCTGGGACCAGACAGAATCACACATGGATATGGGACATGTGATGTCTGTAGTGTGACACTGGTTATATTCACTCCAAGCCTGttcaacttttctttaaagcatTCCACAAGTTCTGGATCTGGCAGTTTGATCATCTCTTCAGTTGGAGCTTGATTCAATTGATAATCATGAAGTAACTCTTTAAGTTTGGTGACCTCTGGTGAGTAGCCAACTAGCTGCACGGTGGTTTCATTGACACCTGGGATGAAGCTGACCTCCACTTGGAGACTCAGAGAGTTGGCCTGGACCTTGGCCTTGTTGAGGATTGCTCTCAGCTCTGGAGGGACCGTGGCTGCCCCTTGCAGCTGAACACTGATCACAACAATGTCTCTTAGCAGTGCTGCCTGCGCCTCCTCCAGGGAAACAGAGGACAAACTGGACAGATGCAGGTCTGAATCCACTTCCAGGGACAGAGGACTTCTAAAAATCTGCTGAAATCGAGCTTCATACTTGGAGAGGGCGTTGCTGGTTTTCATGAAGGCGGACAAACACGGAGAGAGCTGAACTCTCTtcacttttatctttttgaccAGCTCGTCTAGCTTTGCAGCTCCTGACTTTACTTTCTCATCAGTGCCTTCCAAGATTACCATGTTGGTACGTGTGGTGATATTAACTTCTGGAGAATCAGCTTGCATTTCTCTTCTGAACTCTTCTTCTATCAGCTTGAGGTGTTTCTCCGTGATTGGCAGCTCCATGGTGGATGTAAGACACTTCTCTAAAACCAAAACCTTCTCCTTCACCACAGCAGTTTCTCCAACCACCACAACATAACCTGTCTGAGGGTACACTTTTATGTTATCATCCACATTGCTGAGATCCTGCTGCACCTTCTTGAGCAGTTTAGGCTCAAGCACATGATGGCAAGTATATCTCTCAATGAGATCGATGAAGATCTTGTCAACCTGGTGCTCCCATTTCTCAGCTATAGCCCCGAAAGCTCCTCCTGATTCCTTCTCAACATGCCCTTTCACCACTGCCTCTTCTAAATCAAAATCTAACGTCAGACTACAGTGGATTGCATCGAGCTGCTTTTGTAAGAACTTCAAAGCTTGGGGGCAGTCTCTCAGGTAAAACAAGAGGAAGGTCTCAATTTGGAAAATCTTCTCAAGttcttttgtgtttgctttggtGAAtgtctgaaaaggaaaaagattgtgttaattcaaatatttgtaacatatttaaatgtttgtctgCATTGCAGAGTTGTGTATTTGATGCCAAGCTGTCATAAAAACTTGAAACTTAACTTAAATCATAGTTTTAGTGACTTTGGACTTCATTTGAACATTGAACTGATGAGTTCAAAATGACCTTTTAGATTCCAGTTATTAAAGGGGCCCTACtgtgaaaattctactttttaaatgcattttactgttcattcctcactataaagaaccccaaagtggtattttgatccattcatgcatttaagagtaaaaacCTGTGCTGTCTGCAGCaacccctcccatacccacgaaaacgaacAGTTGGACACGCGCTGATGTAAGAtcaatgccaacagctccctccaggaagactCTGTGCTGACAACTCCGCCCTaggactaacacaacactcaagttctccacagagctagtggtgatcagcaaaaagcAATTCATTTTAGATgtagaataccgtatatcttccaattgtgtcctgtcatcaatagattccagctcaaacaggtgtttgttgctttcgaccaggggtctcaaactcagtttacttGGGGGCTACTGGaagcagagtctgggtgaggctagGACAcgtcaggatttccacaagaaatgcgctgataaaacattccaatgttctgaaatatctttatttttaacacaaaataattaattaaatagatttaaaaatgaaaacaaaacataaataaatcagtaggctaataaattaataaaattattatgatgtcaatacagcagatacagataACTGAAGAATCAACATATTGACTGAtagagaaaactgtttttattcagtttcatatgtctgtattaacaccacctccttcatttctgagctgagagcagtGGAGGACTGTGGGAGTCAAAGTGCTTTCTCACCAAACGCGATTCAGACACGGCGGAAGCGGCTGTGATCCAGACACAAATCCAGAAAGAGATAAAAGCCCTGGTGTcaataaaatctttgaaggttttctttttttttttttttttttttttagatctactcaaaataaatacatctgaTCTGTGTCTTCTATTCTTTAGAGGTGTGGGGATGCTCGCTCCCCAGCTGCATCGTTTTgcatttgggggggggggcggtTTCCTCGGGGATCTATGCAAAAGCGCATAACAGAATTTCGGATTTCTACTCGTGTTTGCATGGACTTTTgaaggtgcttccacaccggCTGCATCGGCGCGCAATCAAGcacacactttcaatgaaaagtcaatgcaaatgcgtgcacaccagaattcctggcccaTATGTATAGACAGCGTGTTGCTACGAAAGTTTATCAGTCAGGGCACTGAGCACGCGCTTAATCTTCAACCCGGTTCAACATTTCCACGTACAATCGCAGCAGCGCAGCACTGTGACCAATCAAGAACCCAGATTTAGGAGCTGCTTCTGGGAGGCGTTTCCTTCAAAGCACTGAAGTGCCAAACATGattaaagagaaatgaatcatgcGGTTTGTGTCCGTTTGGGTTAATATGACACAAGATGGACATTAAAAGAACATAGTTGTGAAAACAAGTCTTGAGAAAGATTTAGGGGATTTTCAAccacttttactttttgctctgAGGTTCTCCCCATTGCAGGTGGCGGAGGaatagtaaaaatacaatagtagAAGAATGGGCCGCAAATTATCTTcccgggccgcgagtttgagacccatGTAAATATTTGTGATCATTCACACTCCTGCCTGGAACAAGGTAGCcctaagtctgggtctccctgtgccggtccccagcctaGATATCATACACATCAGTGAGAGCTAATTGGCTGTGGCGACACATGAAGGGATTTACCCAAAAGTCAACATCAACATTTATCCTGGAACATCCTGAAACCAGTCCGTCCAGTTCAGTGGCTCTTCACAAAACACAGGAGGTCAAGCAGAGCacaactttcttaaaaaaaaaaaaaaaaaaaaaaacacacacaggcatGTGTTTACCTGCCCGTGGCTGGTCGACGGCTGATCtaaggagctgctgctgctcacagTCAGATGCAGTTCTCCATTAGGAAGACAGATGGTGTGAGACTTCTTTTGCAAAACCCTTTCCTGATCTTCAGACAGAGAGGTCACAGTAAAGTCTACAATCTcacaaaaagtaacttttttcctctttatacCATTGAGTTTTGTTTACCTTCTTTCACCTTGAAGCAGATTCTATAGGTGTTTTCTCCAACCTTCTCAATCTCGTCACAGTCTCCTCCTCCTGAATCcctctttttttgaaaataaagatgaatctTTCCTTTCTCTCTTTTGCTCAGATCTCTGGcttcaaaaaataaaggatgTGGGAATTcatccattttatttaaaaaaaaaaaaaaaaactaaaaggacGAGCTTTTCTGCCTCCTGACTGTCCCTGAGTTCAACAAcactaagtttttttgtttcacttttgctTCTGTGCCACTCCTTACTTGTTATGCTGGTAAACCAAAATAAGTGTTACGTATTTTAAAGATCACTTTCTTCTCaacaaaaaagaactttaaCTCATTAAAATTATGTTCAGATAcacaattaaacaattaaatactTAAACCGTTCCCATTTTTGAATTACCAATTACCATAAAACATATTATTTcagatattaaaaataaatgcttgtcTGTAGTTTGTCAtttgtgaattattttatgactgataTAGGTTTaaacttatatatttttaatcttgtgTCTAATTTCTGTTTAGAAGCAAACTTTCTTAACTATAATTTCAAGTAAATCTACTGAAGCAGGAAATACttatttgatgtgttttattttgaaagacaaatGTATGTGATGCTGTCAAAAGTGATTTAACAGAAATATGTTTTAGCTATAATTCATATAATTCCTAAGTCATataatttaaaagctacatgTTACAAATAATtgctacaaaaacaaagttttattctaaattAGGGGTCTCAAaatcaattcagccgggggccactggaggcaaAATCTAGGTGAGGCTGGGCTGCATCAggatttttacaagaaaatcgctgagaaaacattctagtgttctcaaatatctttatttttaacaaaaaataatgaataaataatgaatgacatgtatagatctttgtgtgtgttgatttacatatatatgaaaaaataagggtagttagtgtctgtttctgaaatagtttatattgaagattaaatttaagatatattgctagggggtaggattaaaaaaagttttttaaactttttcctactccatttcgaactacataatagaggtgtaatgtttttatatataatttatatagaattttctgttgttgtttttttgtttttgaccatgtacatttaaagatgaataaaaaaacaaataaatttgtaataaataaataaataaataataatgaccaaacaacagatacagataactgaagaaaccacatgttgactgactagagaaaactaattatttttgttcagtttcaaatatctgtattaacagatcctccttcagagttagaGAAGCCCCAGTAacaagaaaatctttgaaggatttcattttttgtagatttttgtagaactctcctcacaataaatgATAATGACAATGAGACAGTAACACTGACTttcagtggtggacaaaagtgttggtacccctcagttaaagaaggacaaaacaattctcactgaaatcacttgaaacttacaaaagtaacaataaataaataaaaaaaatgaaaattaaacaatcaaaatcagccatcacttttgaattgttgattaacataaatattttaaaaaacaaactaatgaaacaggcctggacaaaaatgatggtacctcaataaaagattgaaaactatttgaccagagtgacatgattaactcaggtgtgtcctttaattgacatcacaggtgttttatttattgttacttttgtacgttttgagtgatttcagtgagaattgtgggtttgtccttctttaactgaggggtatgaacaattttgtccacgtctgtatgtgtcttccattcattggaggtgtggggtgctcgtggGCGCGCCGCCTGCTTCTGCTTTCAATGGGGGTTCTATTCagacgcgcgtagcagaatatcggacttctatcgcgtttacatggactggaatgcgcgccgacacagccggtgtgtgaaccttaaaagtcacagacacgcgcacgcaggcgcgagccaagctcaggatcacatgtctgACAGGCGGGTGCTGCGGATccccgcgcggggcgggctacaggtctGCGGCTCGGAGCTTGgggagttctggttaggaacagtcagcacgtcaaaaaaacgtattcctcgacatcatatctgtctctcattcattctgagagagacatccacagacggagctggtagccccttcgacacgcggcgcggcgacagaaacacattttttgacgagccgcgtgcagcaaattccccgcgtgGGGCACGAGAATTtgtcatggctcctcctccgcccagctgattggaggaatgaatgaatgatagacagaggtactggacagaccgccgatgtcccgtctccagagtcatatacctcactgtgattggttcattcagctccgcacacaacaactgtcattcatatcagccttgctggccgcacgaacagtaatctcacatatgaagacgcgggccgcaaatggcccctGTTCTAAATAGTGAAGTGACTCTGGTTTTTCTCTGGTAGAAACTGGTCCAAAAGGTCTCTTTTAGCGTTAAAGTATGCAGACCCCTGATTAAAACCaaatcatgttatttttttttttactatttctcaACCACTGGAATAGCCTTTGAAGAGATTTGACTCAATGTAACTGCTAAATAtgcaagaaaacacatttaaagcaaGTCCTGTAGATGAGAtgtatatagattttttttatatatatatttaagaaaatctaCATCATTTCAGAATATTGCTAGAAATTCTGTTAAATAATTGCTTTATGAAAGTAAAATCGattcagtttttctctttacatGCAGTGTGAATCTGTGGGTCTCAAATGTGCAACTAACTTTTGTACTCAAACATTTTGTGctgttgtgacattttttaattaaaattttataaGAGCTTGAAAAGAGaaatcgtttttttgtttgtttttttttNNNNNNNNNNNNNNNNNNNNNNNNNNNNNNNNNNNNNNNNNNNNNNNNNNNNNNNNNNNNNNNNNNNNNNNNNNNNNNNNNNNNNNNNNNNNNNNNNNNNNNNNNNNNNNNNNNNNNNNNNNNNNNNNNNNNNNNNNNNNNNNNNNNNNNNNNNNNNNNNNNNNNNNNNNNNNNNNNNNNNNNNNNNNNNNNNNNNNNNNNNNNNNNNNNNNNNNNNNNNNNNNNNNNNNNNNNNNNNNNNNNNNNNNNNNNNNNNNNNNNNNNNNNNNNNNNNNNNNNNNNNNNNNNNNNNNNNNNNNNNNNNNNNNNNNNNNNNNNNNNNNNNNNNNNNNNNNNNNNNNNNNNNNNNNNNNNNNNNNNNNNNNNNNNNNNNNNNNNNNNNNNNNNNNNNNNNNNNNNNNNNNNNNNNNNNNNNNNNNNNNNNNNNNNNNNNNNNNNNNNNNNNNNNNNNNNNNNNNNNNNNNNNNNNNNNNNNNNNNNNNNNNNNNNNNNNNNNNNNNNNNNNNNNNNNNNNNNNNNNNNNNNNNNNNNNNNNNNNNNNNNNNNNNNNNNNNNNNNNNNNNNNNNNNNNNNNNNNNNNNNNNNNNNNNNNNNNNNNNNNNNNNNNNNNNNNNNNNNNNNNNNNNNNNNNNNNNNNNNNNNNNNNNNNNNNNNNNNNNNNNNNNNNNNNNNNNNNNNNNNNNNNNNNNNNNNNNNNNNNNNNNNNNNNNNNNNNNNNNNNNNNNNNNNNNNNNNNNNNNNNNNNNNNNNNNNNNNNNNNNNNNNNNNNNNNNNNNNNNNNNNNNNNNNNNNNNNNNNNNNNNNNNNNNNNNNNNNNNNNNNNNNNNNNNNNNNNNNNNNNNNNNNNNNNNNNNNNNNNNNNNNNNNNNNNNNNNNNNNNNNNNNNNNNNNNNNNNNNNNNNNNNNNNNNNNNNNNNNNNNNNNNNNNNNNNNNNNNNNNNNNNNNNNNNNNNNNNNNNNNNNNNNNNNNNNNNNNNNNNNNNNNNNNNNNNNNNNNNNNNNNNNNNNNNNNNNNNNNNNNNNNNNNNNNNNNNNNNNNNNNNNNNNNNNNNNNNNNNNNNNNNNNNNNNNNNNNNNNNNNNNNNNNNNNNNNNNNNNNNNNNNNNNNNNNNNNNNNNNNNNNNNNNNNNNNNNNNNNNNNNNNNNNNNNNNNNNNNNNNNNNNNNNNNNNNNNNNNNNNNNNNNNNNNNNNNNNNNNNNtgactccctttcaaaataaaagacaccttgtgccATATGGGATCATCTCAATGAAGCAAATGTAGTagtaggtagtgtaatgtcagcagtgatgaagaaaaaatgtacgCAGTTTATTTTATCACTGTTGTTGTGATTGTGAAATCAACTTACTGACCTCAGATTGATTTTTTGTGGTACACAGCACTCAAGAATCTGTCAAGTTTTCGACTTTggcaaaatattttagaaaagcgCTCTACAAgcaaagttttatttgattttattaaagccAAACATCCAAACagtgtttaagaaaaaatacatattttaaagttacaCTTCATTAGCGACTTTATTAGAAATGTAgcataaattaaaacatcttttttttgtaaaactaacAGTTGTGATAGAGAAATATACCTCTCGAAGGAAAATCTTACAAATACAACCATAAAGTGCTCTTTTGCTGCATATTTAAAGAATACATGCAGTGATGCCACCATTTGCAGCCTGTCTAACAaagtctaaaccaggggtgtcaaactgctTTTGGTTTTGAGGGCTACATTccacccgtctgatctcaagtgggctgGACAAGTAACGTAATAGCAAAGTAACCTATGTTCAACTTGTTATCTGCAGCTTTGCTTTTATCccagtagcctaatcacttattatatTGTTTATTATGTTCATTTCATGATCTCTTGCTATGCCGTTCTTGCATTTCccagaaacttgct belongs to Oryzias melastigma strain HK-1 linkage group LG18, ASM292280v2, whole genome shotgun sequence and includes:
- the LOC112156301 gene encoding protein mono-ADP-ribosyltransferase PARP14, whose translation is MDEFPHPLFFEARDLSKREKGKIHLYFQKKRDSGGGDCDEIEKVGENTYRICFKVKEDQERVLQKKSHTICLPNGELHLTVSSSSSLDQPSTSHGQTFTKANTKELEKIFQIETFLLFYLRDCPQALKFLQKQLDAIHCSLTLDFDLEEAVVKGHVEKESGGAFGAIAEKWEHQVDKIFIDLIERYTCHHVLEPKLLKKVQQDLSNVDDNIKVYPQTGYVVVVGETAVVKEKVLVLEKCLTSTMELPITEKHLKLIEEEFRREMQADSPEVNITTRTNMVILEGTDEKVKSGAAKLDELVKKIKVKRVQLSPCLSAFMKTSNALSKYEARFQQIFRSPLSLEVDSDLHLSSLSSVSLEEAQAALLRDIVVISVQLQGAATVPPELRAILNKAKVQANSLSLQVEVSFIPGVNETTVQLVGYSPEVTKLKELLHDYQLNQAPTEEMIKLPDPELVECFKEKLNRLGVNITSVTLQTSHVPYPCVILSGPRGQVKDIHKTLQPVLANLTVDSLVLNGPGALRYFQGVGKVSKDLVETSHKVIIREQQGVPNVNAQQQGSSSITYVTSLRPSLNRQSRRSVGSPAVSQINLRIRLCRLEDEQVNILVAPVLKNQLNSNNISKSLLRKGGSILQSQFDATAANRVLHPGEVLQVPGPPSLGCSKIFFIECSPWDGVGGQSAQALKKGLQTCLDLCEQQGFSSVAIPIIGHGVVLKYSLIDAIKVLTEKITEFGSSATSGSLSTINIVIHPDYSDSEKTYHEVNKNLCSSMNHTGQAIFRSLTSDLDEVIMALGGNVQLHLVFGDITNETTDVVVNTTDFTNFHNEGVCKDILTVAGPQVEAELKAAKVNRGDIFVSQSGRFPCKTFFHVCGERDESLVEKLVCNIIYQCEKSGFESVAIPAICAGAGGLDPGVVAGAILRGIKTATSSRNLCKLTRVHIVLIRIKVFLVFKEEATQMFSSVNRKVRAMPQVQQQSPPLITDLKLTNISSGSQQSTFKFIGLGKNTVDDAMKNLKSLYETVCSTQTISKEDMEVFTQKDVKAFKQLVESEGLFIEEDPSGGLTVTGLKDGVTQLMMMIQSCLQGSLRIEMRVREEEDLYNRVMWCILDQRGNWQRLPKISNYNLEKRDIAAGIEDAQGVTWQVNLEEMEATATGQKTKLKRLENLADFSFPLYWDSMTANESMKVVPLRQSSTEYKLVKESFKRTARQTVIKIERLQNIHLRRAYEAQKKHIAFKNTTLGGEREKTLYHGTTHENCNSIMKTGFNRRFAGQNATFYGEGTYFAVNASYSAQSTYSKPGADGSQLMFVVRVLTGVYAQGQSGMKVPPPRNAQQPNERCDSVVDNTSNPSMYVVFHDDQAYPDYLITFK